Proteins co-encoded in one Ralstonia sp. RRA genomic window:
- the rpsU gene encoding 30S ribosomal protein S21: MTTVRLKENEPVEVALRRFRREIERTGLIKELRARTAYEKPTTERKRKKAAAVSRTRKRLRSQMLPKKLY, from the coding sequence ATGACCACTGTCCGTCTGAAAGAAAACGAACCGGTTGAAGTTGCGCTGCGCCGCTTCCGCCGTGAAATCGAGCGCACTGGCCTGATCAAGGAACTGCGCGCCCGCACCGCTTACGAAAAGCCGACCACCGAGCGCAAGCGCAAGAAGGCTGCCGCTGTGTCGCGCACGCGTAAACGCCTGCGTTCGCAAATGCTGCCGAAGAAGCTTTACTAA